The Chryseolinea soli genome contains a region encoding:
- a CDS encoding dihydrofolate reductase family protein, with product MRKLILSMQISLDGFVEGPGGDMSWLLKDDNDQWQDLFEMLQTVDLFLLGGGMFPDYRAFWKQALTNPQSSANQLAYAKLADKTKHIVFSRTMKDAGWANTQVVGGPLPDEIAKIKATPGKDIQVVGGAKFAAAIMDTGLVDEYRLRINPTILGGGKSIFRDQHWRYKLELIGAKTLKSGVVIARYRTK from the coding sequence ATGAGAAAGCTAATCTTATCCATGCAAATATCGCTCGATGGTTTTGTTGAGGGCCCGGGCGGCGACATGAGCTGGCTGTTGAAAGACGACAACGACCAGTGGCAAGATCTTTTCGAGATGCTGCAAACCGTGGACCTTTTCCTGCTGGGAGGTGGTATGTTCCCTGATTACAGGGCTTTTTGGAAACAGGCGCTGACCAATCCACAATCATCAGCCAACCAGTTGGCGTATGCGAAACTGGCGGATAAGACAAAACATATTGTGTTCTCCCGTACGATGAAGGATGCCGGGTGGGCGAACACGCAAGTTGTGGGAGGCCCTTTGCCCGATGAGATTGCAAAGATCAAGGCCACGCCGGGAAAAGATATTCAAGTGGTTGGCGGGGCGAAATTTGCTGCTGCGATTATGGACACCGGGTTGGTGGATGAGTATCGGTTGAGGATCAATCCGACGATTCTTGGTGGGGGGAAATCAATTTTCAGGGATCAGCATTGGCGGTATAAGCTGGAGTTAATCGGGGCGAAGACTTTGAAGTCGGGGGTTGTTATTGCGAGGTATCGAACGAAGTGA
- a CDS encoding OsmC family protein → MNSEELRNLQSPLKDKYRDQPESATITLRAEGKIGQGISCKVETGKAIVEAGLHPATGGDGMLACSGDMLLEALVACAGVTLRAVSTAVDIAIQGGTVRAEGDLDFRGTLGVSKEASVGFKAIRLMFHLDTEATAEQIQTLAKLTERYCVVYQTLVKGVPVESRFTKL, encoded by the coding sequence ATGAACTCCGAAGAACTCCGCAACCTTCAGTCGCCATTAAAGGATAAATACCGCGACCAACCCGAATCTGCCACGATCACGCTACGCGCCGAGGGAAAAATTGGCCAAGGCATCTCTTGCAAAGTGGAAACCGGGAAAGCCATCGTTGAAGCGGGACTTCATCCGGCCACGGGTGGCGATGGCATGCTGGCGTGCTCGGGCGATATGTTATTGGAGGCGTTGGTGGCTTGTGCCGGTGTAACGTTGCGGGCGGTTTCAACGGCTGTCGATATAGCGATCCAGGGCGGGACCGTACGGGCAGAGGGCGATCTTGATTTTCGCGGAACGTTAGGTGTATCAAAAGAAGCTTCAGTGGGTTTTAAAGCGATCAGGCTGATGTTCCACCTGGACACAGAAGCCACGGCCGAACAAATTCAAACGCTGGCGAAATTGACCGAGCGGTATTGTGTGGTATATCAGACGTTAGTGAAAGGCGTTCCGGTAGAAAGCCGTTTTACTAAATTGTGA
- a CDS encoding PadR family transcriptional regulator: protein MKRVYLGEFEEIVLLIVAVLEGAAYGVNIMHEILDQTGRSVRLNQVHASLQRLEEKGMIVSKMSDPTPERGGRRKRIFSITAYGSTTLRDIQQVRATLWSVVPSNLKSFTA, encoded by the coding sequence ATGAAGAGAGTCTATCTCGGCGAATTTGAAGAGATCGTGCTGCTGATCGTGGCCGTGCTGGAAGGTGCGGCTTACGGCGTGAACATCATGCACGAAATATTGGACCAAACGGGACGTTCCGTGCGGCTCAACCAAGTCCATGCGTCGTTGCAACGGCTGGAAGAAAAAGGCATGATCGTTTCAAAAATGAGCGACCCCACACCCGAACGCGGTGGACGGCGCAAGAGGATCTTTAGTATCACGGCCTACGGCAGCACGACGCTGCGCGATATTCAACAGGTGCGTGCAACACTGTGGAGTGTGGTGCCTTCCAACCTCAAATCTTTTACGGCGTGA
- a CDS encoding ABC transporter permease: MNHFQTPPSPPRWATRLLHWYCAPELLEEVQGDMLEEFYFQCRHNSVAAARRDYVRNVLGFMRPFAIKRKSSPSYPILPMNMIGHYFTVALRQVLRHKAFSAINVVGLAIGMTCCMAIFLWVADEKAVDNFHAKGDHLYNIYMTVRSATDVEGVYNTPRRYDSVTHVLIDDAKEAIAEVQGLAFYATGYSMPWGKAETFQAGDKIYKLEGSRASNDFLTMFSYPVIAGDPKTALKDIKGLAISRKMANLFFGSPEEAIGKSIRYENKRDFEITAVFEDLTPQSSRRFEFLANWDAHMMRGGMEWSSNNMEATFLLADGADPDQVAVKLNKLVQPRLDKGLPYTMEIGLQPYRDQYLKSNFADGKPVGGRIEYVRIFSGVAIFILIIACINFMNLATARSVKRAKEVGVRKVIGSPRLYLIGQFFGESLLLSFFALALSLLLLQVLLPVFNTVTGKNLVAPITSIPTWITLISLALITGILAGSYPALFLSSLKPVRVLKGAVQFTQNAIWFRKGLAVFQFGLSILLLIATIVVSQQTAFMQSMNLGYNKENLLYFTIEGELSKYDKFQAFKQKALQLPGVRAIDRSSEAPHAMKFIVDDNDGAAETGEEDNTAIKWEGREKGEMVGFKPTSVGFDFVKLMDLQIVEGRSFSREYATDSADAFLVNEQAVKEMGMKDPIGKWVSAWQKKGHIIGVLKDYNTNSLHERIRPLIVDVKEYEYFGVILVRTEAGKAKEVLAGMEQVYKELNPNYPFSFRFVDEDYNDMYRNEQVMSKLSNAFAILAILVSCLGLLGLIMFSAEQRTREIGIRKALGATVSSIVGLLSQDFVKIVLVSFVLATPIAAYLMHQWLNGFAFKIDLSWWIFGIAGIAALLVALVTISFQAIQSARANPVESLRSE; this comes from the coding sequence GTGAACCACTTTCAAACTCCTCCTTCGCCGCCCCGTTGGGCCACGCGGCTGCTGCACTGGTATTGTGCTCCGGAGCTGCTGGAAGAAGTGCAGGGCGATATGTTGGAAGAATTTTACTTCCAATGCCGGCACAACAGTGTGGCCGCCGCCCGTCGCGACTATGTGCGCAACGTGCTGGGGTTCATGAGGCCCTTTGCCATAAAACGAAAATCATCACCATCTTATCCTATACTTCCTATGAACATGATCGGACATTACTTCACGGTGGCCCTGCGCCAGGTGTTGCGTCACAAAGCTTTTTCAGCCATCAACGTCGTGGGCCTTGCCATCGGCATGACGTGCTGTATGGCCATCTTCCTTTGGGTGGCCGACGAGAAAGCCGTCGATAACTTTCACGCCAAAGGCGATCATCTTTATAATATCTACATGACCGTTCGCTCGGCGACGGATGTAGAGGGTGTATACAACACGCCGCGACGCTACGACAGTGTGACGCACGTGCTCATCGATGACGCCAAGGAGGCAATTGCAGAGGTACAGGGCCTGGCCTTTTATGCCACGGGGTATTCGATGCCGTGGGGCAAGGCGGAGACCTTTCAGGCGGGAGACAAGATCTACAAGTTGGAGGGTTCCCGGGCCAGCAACGATTTTCTCACAATGTTCAGTTACCCGGTCATCGCCGGCGATCCCAAGACAGCGTTGAAAGATATCAAGGGGCTTGCTATTTCACGAAAGATGGCCAACCTGTTTTTTGGAAGCCCCGAAGAAGCGATCGGCAAAAGTATTCGCTATGAGAATAAGCGCGACTTCGAAATAACCGCCGTCTTCGAAGACCTGACACCACAAAGCTCGCGCAGGTTCGAATTTCTGGCCAATTGGGATGCGCATATGATGCGGGGCGGTATGGAATGGTCTTCGAACAACATGGAGGCTACCTTCCTCCTGGCCGATGGCGCCGACCCCGATCAGGTCGCCGTGAAGCTCAACAAATTGGTGCAGCCCCGTCTCGACAAGGGCCTGCCTTACACCATGGAGATTGGCCTTCAGCCCTACCGTGATCAATATCTCAAATCAAATTTTGCCGATGGCAAGCCCGTGGGAGGTCGCATCGAATACGTACGCATTTTTAGCGGCGTAGCGATCTTCATTCTCATCATTGCCTGTATCAATTTCATGAACCTGGCCACGGCCCGTTCCGTGAAGCGAGCAAAGGAAGTGGGCGTCCGGAAAGTTATCGGTTCGCCGCGCCTCTATCTCATTGGACAGTTTTTTGGCGAGTCGCTTTTGTTGTCATTCTTTGCGCTGGCCTTGTCGTTACTTTTGCTGCAGGTGCTGCTGCCTGTGTTTAATACGGTCACCGGAAAAAATCTGGTGGCACCCATCACCAGCATACCCACGTGGATCACGCTGATTAGCCTGGCGCTGATCACCGGAATCTTGGCAGGAAGCTACCCAGCCTTATTCCTTTCGTCGCTGAAGCCCGTAAGAGTTTTGAAGGGCGCGGTGCAGTTCACGCAAAACGCGATCTGGTTTAGAAAGGGATTGGCTGTGTTCCAGTTTGGCCTTTCCATTTTGCTGCTCATCGCCACGATCGTGGTATCGCAGCAAACCGCCTTTATGCAAAGCATGAACCTCGGTTACAATAAAGAGAACCTGCTTTACTTCACCATCGAGGGTGAACTCTCCAAATACGACAAGTTCCAGGCCTTCAAGCAAAAGGCGTTGCAACTCCCCGGCGTTCGGGCGATCGACCGGAGCAGTGAAGCGCCCCATGCCATGAAATTTATCGTCGACGATAACGACGGCGCGGCCGAAACAGGCGAGGAGGACAACACCGCCATCAAGTGGGAAGGCAGGGAGAAAGGTGAAATGGTGGGCTTCAAACCTACTTCCGTGGGATTCGACTTTGTGAAGCTCATGGACCTGCAGATCGTGGAAGGCCGCAGTTTTTCACGGGAATATGCCACCGACTCTGCCGACGCCTTTCTGGTGAACGAACAAGCCGTTAAGGAAATGGGCATGAAGGATCCCATCGGTAAGTGGGTGTCGGCCTGGCAAAAAAAGGGACACATCATCGGGGTGCTGAAGGACTATAATACCAACTCTTTGCATGAGCGCATTCGTCCGTTGATCGTAGATGTAAAGGAGTATGAATACTTCGGCGTCATTCTCGTGCGCACGGAGGCGGGCAAGGCCAAGGAGGTGCTGGCCGGTATGGAGCAAGTGTATAAAGAACTCAATCCCAACTATCCGTTCAGCTTCCGGTTTGTAGATGAAGACTACAATGACATGTATCGCAATGAACAGGTGATGTCGAAGCTGTCAAACGCCTTTGCCATATTGGCCATCCTGGTATCGTGCCTGGGCTTGTTGGGACTGATCATGTTCTCGGCGGAACAACGCACCCGCGAGATCGGCATTCGCAAAGCGTTGGGTGCCACTGTGTCGAGCATTGTCGGTCTGTTGTCGCAGGATTTTGTGAAGATCGTGCTGGTGTCTTTTGTGTTGGCCACACCCATCGCCGCCTACCTGATGCATCAATGGCTCAATGGGTTTGCTTTCAAGATCGATCTATCGTGGTGGATATTTGGCATCGCGGGAATCGCCGCGTTGCTGGTGGCGTTGGTAACCATTTCGTTCCAGGCCATACAATCGGCGCGTGCAAATCCTGTGGAATCTTTACGGTCTGAGTAG
- a CDS encoding YciI family protein produces MFIIDLKYIVPLEQLDLHMADHVAFLRKYYKQNLFVASGRKVPRTGGIILAMGPSKEHIEGVIQEDPFYVHKLAEFTVTEFLTSQYHPDLKKFLTGKV; encoded by the coding sequence ATGTTCATCATCGATCTGAAATACATCGTCCCCCTCGAACAACTGGATCTGCACATGGCCGATCATGTAGCGTTCCTGCGAAAGTATTATAAGCAAAATCTATTCGTTGCCTCGGGCCGCAAGGTTCCCCGCACGGGTGGCATCATCCTGGCGATGGGTCCGTCGAAGGAACATATCGAAGGGGTGATCCAGGAGGATCCGTTCTATGTTCACAAGTTGGCGGAGTTCACCGTCACTGAATTTCTCACGTCGCAGTATCACCCGGATTTGAAGAAGTTTTTGACGGGGAAGGTTTGA
- a CDS encoding SDR family NAD(P)-dependent oxidoreductase codes for MAKTIFITGASKGFGRIWAEAFLKRGDKVVATARNVESVKDLVQRYGASVLALALDVNNRAQCFEAIAKAKKHFGTIDVVINNAGYGLFGSIEETSEKEARDQIETNVFGLLWVTQAALPVMREQGQGHIIQVSSVLGIAALPVLGLYNASKWAVEGLSETLASEVKGFGINVSIVEPNGFTTDWGGASAFHTQPLAVYDGVKAAFQAGITEDSFGIPEATTDAVLKLVDASNPPLRLFLGKVAYPWVQNVYAERLATWGEWKEVAEKAHGK; via the coding sequence ATGGCAAAGACAATCTTTATTACCGGCGCTTCCAAAGGATTTGGAAGAATTTGGGCCGAGGCATTTTTGAAACGCGGCGACAAAGTGGTGGCCACGGCAAGAAATGTGGAATCCGTAAAAGACCTGGTGCAACGTTATGGCGCTTCCGTGCTGGCGTTGGCGCTGGATGTAAACAATCGCGCACAATGCTTTGAAGCGATCGCGAAAGCAAAAAAGCATTTTGGCACCATCGACGTGGTGATCAACAACGCCGGCTATGGACTGTTCGGCTCCATAGAAGAGACTTCCGAAAAAGAAGCGCGCGACCAGATTGAGACAAACGTTTTTGGTTTGCTCTGGGTAACGCAAGCGGCACTGCCGGTGATGCGTGAGCAAGGACAGGGTCATATCATTCAAGTGTCGAGCGTGCTGGGCATTGCTGCCTTGCCGGTGCTGGGTCTCTACAACGCCTCGAAGTGGGCCGTGGAGGGGCTGAGCGAAACGCTGGCCTCGGAAGTGAAGGGCTTTGGCATCAATGTTTCCATCGTGGAGCCCAACGGATTTACGACGGATTGGGGTGGAGCGTCCGCCTTCCATACCCAACCCCTGGCGGTATACGACGGCGTGAAAGCTGCGTTCCAAGCCGGTATCACAGAAGATAGTTTTGGAATCCCGGAAGCCACGACAGACGCCGTTTTAAAGCTGGTCGATGCGTCCAACCCACCCCTGCGCCTTTTCCTCGGCAAAGTGGCCTATCCTTGGGTGCAAAACGTCTATGCCGAACGCCTGGCCACCTGGGGCGAATGGAAAGAAGTTGCCGAAAAAGCGCACGGAAAGTAA
- a CDS encoding helix-turn-helix domain-containing protein, producing MTHYKTISELHRTNGYPLPENPLMSMVTCDHNESCTLRQDAFTTDFYMIGFKKLKSGVFRYGRTKYDHDNGCLSFVKPRQLIELRDIALEEDGFLLFFHEDLLNGHDLHHAIKKYGFFDYESNEALHLSPKEELVIWELYRKIETEYHNNQDEYSRDIILTHIDSILKYSQRFYKRQFINRATLTGRIVSRFNDILAAYFEKGDLQQKGLPTVKFMASELNLSSRYLSDLLKQETGKTALELIHIFLISEAKNLLKGADNTVAEIAYALGFDNPPYFSRLFKKEVGVTPNQFKKQNVYEPSDI from the coding sequence ATGACACATTACAAGACCATCAGCGAACTCCATCGCACCAACGGCTATCCGCTACCCGAAAATCCATTGATGAGCATGGTGACCTGCGATCACAACGAATCGTGCACGCTGAGACAAGACGCATTCACGACCGACTTCTACATGATCGGCTTCAAAAAACTAAAGTCAGGGGTCTTCCGCTATGGCCGTACAAAATACGATCACGACAACGGGTGTCTCTCGTTTGTCAAGCCCAGGCAGCTCATTGAATTGAGGGATATTGCCTTGGAAGAGGACGGCTTTCTTTTGTTCTTCCACGAAGACCTGTTGAATGGTCATGACTTGCACCATGCGATAAAGAAGTATGGCTTCTTCGACTACGAATCCAATGAGGCGCTTCACCTCTCGCCAAAGGAAGAACTGGTGATCTGGGAACTCTATCGCAAAATTGAAACGGAATACCACAACAACCAGGACGAATATAGCAGGGACATTATCCTCACGCACATCGATTCCATTCTCAAATATTCACAGCGCTTTTACAAACGCCAGTTCATCAACCGCGCCACCCTCACGGGCAGAATTGTTTCCCGCTTCAACGACATCCTGGCCGCCTATTTCGAGAAAGGCGACCTCCAACAAAAGGGATTACCTACGGTAAAGTTCATGGCGTCGGAATTGAATCTTTCTTCGCGGTACCTGAGCGACCTGTTAAAACAAGAAACCGGCAAGACGGCCCTGGAGTTGATCCATATCTTTTTGATCTCGGAAGCGAAGAACTTGCTGAAAGGCGCCGATAACACCGTGGCGGAAATTGCCTACGCGCTGGGCTTCGACAATCCTCCCTATTTTTCAAGGCTCTTTAAAAAGGAAGTCGGCGTCACCCCAAACCAATTCAAAAAACAAAACGTGTACGAACCCTCGGACATTTGA
- a CDS encoding VOC family protein → MSNTNRTMPAGTMIPVLAYDDLHVAIEWLSRVFGFSVRWIAGDHRAQMSLEGGAIAVTRQPGPPPNGSLSTISIMVRVGDVTQHFERAQQHGAKILHAPIDFPYGERQYTVVDLNGYVWTFSQSIQDLVPEDWGGQSVNL, encoded by the coding sequence ATGTCAAACACCAACCGCACCATGCCCGCCGGCACCATGATCCCGGTGTTGGCCTATGACGATCTTCACGTGGCCATCGAATGGCTTTCGCGGGTCTTTGGTTTTTCGGTGCGATGGATTGCCGGCGATCACCGGGCACAAATGAGCCTCGAGGGCGGAGCCATTGCCGTTACGCGACAGCCCGGACCGCCACCCAACGGAAGCTTGTCTACCATTTCGATCATGGTCCGCGTCGGCGATGTGACACAGCATTTTGAACGTGCACAGCAACACGGTGCAAAAATCCTGCATGCGCCGATCGATTTTCCGTATGGCGAACGACAATACACCGTCGTTGATCTCAACGGTTACGTCTGGACCTTTTCACAGTCCATCCAAGACCTGGTGCCCGAAGATTGGGGTGGTCAAAGTGTAAACCTGTAG
- a CDS encoding DoxX family protein: METLSIQNAKSPSKAVLWTGRIISGLIILFLLMDSIMKLIRESHYVDGTKQLGFSVSLVQPLGIVLLLITILYTIPRTAIIGALFLTAYFGGAVAIMVQQGQAFAFPVVFCTLAWVGLLCQQPVLKGFFQLKTSNR; the protein is encoded by the coding sequence ATGGAAACCTTATCAATTCAAAACGCAAAATCGCCTTCAAAGGCCGTGCTCTGGACCGGTCGCATCATCAGCGGACTGATCATCCTTTTCTTGCTGATGGACTCGATCATGAAACTGATCCGCGAATCGCACTATGTGGATGGCACCAAACAGCTTGGATTTTCCGTCAGCTTGGTTCAGCCGCTTGGCATCGTGTTGCTGCTCATCACGATCCTCTATACCATTCCCCGCACGGCCATCATCGGGGCTCTGTTTCTCACCGCCTACTTTGGAGGTGCCGTGGCCATCATGGTCCAGCAAGGACAAGCGTTCGCCTTCCCCGTAGTATTTTGTACGCTGGCTTGGGTTGGACTACTTTGCCAGCAGCCGGTCTTGAAAGGCTTCTTTCAACTCAAAACGTCCAACCGCTGA
- a CDS encoding family 20 glycosylhydrolase yields MLRSQRLFYLLGWLLLGSLPLIAQPKLITTFPTRGFCIAAPRPAGVDAFVKFIHEELAPRQVNVLILRVDWNYQFEKHPELRDSIALSKADVKKLVKACKDHNIRLIPQINLLGHQSWAGTVYALLRVYPQFDETPHVKMPEKYEWPNADGLYCKSYCPLHPEVHSVVFSLIDEICDAFETNAFHAGMDEVFYLGDDKCPRCGGRDKAELFAGEVRTLRDHLAQKNRELWIWGDRLLDGKTTGMGMWEASFNNTYRAIDMIPKDVMICDWHYERPDKTAVLFAMKGLRVATAPWRNPQVGAAQVADMANFRKDATPETRENYQGIVQTVWSDAENFLKGYYAKKDDPKYNKDENTPWNCFKTVFAK; encoded by the coding sequence ATGCTTCGTTCTCAACGCCTCTTCTACCTTCTAGGCTGGTTGCTGCTCGGCAGTTTGCCGCTCATAGCCCAACCTAAACTCATCACCACTTTTCCCACACGCGGATTTTGTATTGCCGCCCCCAGGCCTGCCGGGGTGGATGCCTTTGTAAAATTTATACACGAAGAGCTCGCGCCACGCCAGGTCAACGTGCTCATCTTGCGCGTGGATTGGAATTACCAATTCGAAAAACATCCCGAACTACGCGACTCGATCGCCTTGTCGAAAGCGGACGTGAAGAAGTTGGTGAAGGCCTGCAAGGATCATAACATCCGGCTCATTCCCCAGATCAACCTGCTCGGCCATCAATCGTGGGCGGGTACGGTGTATGCGCTCCTCCGTGTCTATCCACAGTTTGACGAAACGCCCCACGTGAAGATGCCCGAGAAATATGAGTGGCCCAATGCCGACGGCCTCTATTGCAAAAGCTACTGCCCGCTGCACCCCGAAGTGCACAGCGTGGTCTTCTCGCTGATCGACGAGATCTGTGATGCCTTTGAAACCAATGCCTTCCACGCCGGTATGGATGAAGTGTTTTATTTAGGGGACGACAAATGTCCACGCTGCGGCGGCCGCGACAAAGCCGAATTGTTTGCAGGCGAGGTGCGCACCCTCCGCGATCACCTGGCCCAGAAAAATCGCGAGCTCTGGATCTGGGGTGATCGCCTGCTCGATGGCAAGACCACCGGCATGGGCATGTGGGAAGCGAGCTTCAACAATACCTACCGCGCCATCGACATGATCCCTAAAGATGTCATGATCTGCGATTGGCACTATGAACGCCCCGACAAAACGGCCGTGCTCTTTGCGATGAAAGGATTGCGTGTGGCCACAGCGCCTTGGCGCAATCCCCAGGTTGGCGCCGCCCAGGTGGCCGACATGGCCAACTTCCGTAAAGATGCTACGCCCGAAACACGCGAGAACTACCAGGGCATCGTCCAAACCGTTTGGTCGGACGCTGAGAATTTTTTGAAAGGCTATTACGCCAAGAAAGACGATCCGAAGTATAACAAGGATGAGAATACGCCCTGGAATTGTTTCAAGACCGTGTTTGCAAAATAG
- the pnuC gene encoding nicotinamide riboside transporter PnuC: MDLFAWFDLFKQQLKEADAAQWAVLILGVAEVLLAKANKIWLYPAGIAATILSVYGLFQAQLYAESFLNVYYLVMSIYGWWYWVAKKNEPPVRITHASAKDWKITVAIVAGAGVLLYFILKLYTPSNVPAWDAWVSATAWAGMWLLAKRKVENWILLNISNAFAIPLLFYKSLPLYGVLTIVLFVVACFGYFDWKRIEGLAVRTGDKNA; the protein is encoded by the coding sequence ATGGATCTTTTTGCCTGGTTTGATCTTTTTAAGCAACAACTCAAGGAAGCCGATGCTGCACAGTGGGCGGTGTTGATCTTGGGTGTCGCCGAGGTGTTGCTCGCAAAAGCAAATAAGATCTGGTTGTATCCCGCGGGTATCGCGGCCACGATCTTGTCTGTGTACGGCCTTTTCCAGGCACAACTCTACGCCGAATCTTTTCTAAATGTGTACTATCTCGTCATGAGCATCTATGGCTGGTGGTATTGGGTCGCCAAAAAGAATGAGCCTCCCGTGCGGATCACGCATGCGTCGGCCAAGGATTGGAAGATCACCGTCGCCATCGTTGCAGGGGCAGGGGTGTTGCTTTATTTTATCCTGAAGTTGTACACGCCCTCGAACGTGCCAGCCTGGGATGCTTGGGTAAGCGCCACGGCCTGGGCGGGAATGTGGTTGCTGGCCAAACGCAAAGTAGAGAACTGGATCCTGCTGAATATTTCCAATGCGTTTGCTATTCCGTTGTTGTTTTACAAGTCGCTGCCCTTATACGGAGTGCTGACCATCGTTCTCTTTGTTGTGGCCTGCTTTGGTTATTTTGATTGGAAGAGAATAGAAGGGCTGGCCGTTCGTACGGGTGATAAGAATGCCTGA
- a CDS encoding DUF2461 domain-containing protein, whose translation MNAFVEKTTFDFLKKLSANNDRDWFNAHKAQYEKAKGNVEQFMDALIAKMNTHDRLETPSGKKSLYRIYNDVRFAKDKSPYNPRFAGYMRRSKPQLRGGYYIWIAPGVTRVGCGFSYPHADDLRRIRLDITANPGDWRKMLRSKAITSHFGEMVGEQVKTTPRGFSADDPAIDLLRFKQYWFERSFTDREALSPDFLLEVNKTYKSIRPFFDYMSDVLGTDLNGEPIR comes from the coding sequence ATGAACGCCTTCGTTGAAAAAACAACCTTCGATTTTTTAAAGAAACTTTCCGCCAACAACGACCGTGATTGGTTCAATGCACACAAGGCGCAATATGAAAAGGCCAAAGGAAATGTGGAGCAGTTTATGGATGCACTCATTGCTAAAATGAATACACACGACCGGCTGGAAACACCATCTGGTAAAAAGAGCCTTTATCGTATTTATAATGACGTCCGGTTTGCGAAAGACAAATCACCCTACAACCCGCGCTTTGCCGGTTACATGAGGCGATCCAAGCCCCAGCTCCGGGGTGGGTATTACATCTGGATCGCCCCCGGTGTTACACGGGTAGGCTGTGGGTTCTCCTACCCCCATGCCGATGACCTCAGACGCATTCGTCTTGATATCACCGCTAATCCAGGCGACTGGAGAAAAATGCTCCGCTCAAAAGCCATCACTTCGCACTTCGGTGAGATGGTGGGCGAACAAGTGAAAACCACACCCCGTGGTTTCTCCGCCGACGATCCGGCCATCGATCTACTGCGTTTTAAACAATATTGGTTCGAACGATCCTTCACGGATCGCGAAGCGTTATCGCCCGATTTCTTACTGGAGGTAAACAAAACGTATAAAAGTATCCGGCCGTTCTTTGATTATATGAGCGATGTATTGGGGACGGATCTGAACGGGGAGCCCATACGCTAA